The following coding sequences lie in one Silene latifolia isolate original U9 population chromosome 5, ASM4854445v1, whole genome shotgun sequence genomic window:
- the LOC141656688 gene encoding uncharacterized protein LOC141656688: MSGDIVNTDSSSNQTFSVIQVENPSQNITQIRFNGSNYDEWSRSFLLALLAKGKDGYLDGSETKPADTAATFKQWRSNNALVTAWIFNSMESEVRNQISSRPEAKLLWQDIKKCFCQGNDPRIYQLQAELVACRQGPTESLMAYYGRMIKLWDDLVTLDPLPKCSCDPCACDWVTLMDARREKKRTRDFLIGLDAKFDNIRSQILGITPLPELNLIYNRLLQDESLRSMSLLSATPAPDIMAHAVRTPHQAPRSSGGSRDSRGNKSSSDTTRPSCIACKRPSHIYKVCYRVTGNFPEWWGDRSRDRIYVNDSDPNNIVVTYEGRNRPPQDRAKQSTNPAPRAHMVAGVSVTAGQACSSAGAPSLDKIDLNSMNQTQLNELLQRLQAHQASSAQPVHGPFDEDVDWCG; the protein is encoded by the exons ATGTCCGGTGACATTGTTAACACCGATTCATCTTCAAATCAAACATTCTCGGTAATTCAGGTCGAAAATCCGAGTCAAAACATCACCCAAATCCGTTTCAATGGCTCCAATTATGATGAGTGGTCCCGATCTTTCCTTTTGGCTCTTCTCGCTAAAGGCAAAGACGGCTATCTCGACGGTTCAGAAACAAAACCCGCCGACACCGCCGCCACATTCAAACAATGGCGTTCCAACAACGCTTTAGTTACGGCCTGGATCTTTAATTCAATGGAATCCGAGGTCCGTAATCAGATTTCTTCTCGGCCAGAGGCTAAGTTGCTGTGGCAGGACATTAAGAAATGTTTCTGTCAAGGAAACGATCCCAGAATTTATCAATTACAAGCGGAACTTGTGGCCTGCCGTCAGGGTCCCACCGAATCACTGATGGCCTACTATGGGCGTATGATCAAGCTCTGGGACGATCTTGTGACTCTTGATCCTCTTCCTAAATGCTCTTGTGATCCGTGTGCTTGCGATTGGGTCACCCTCATGGATGCGAGGCGCGAGAAGAAGCGGACACGGGATTTTTTGATCGGACTAGATGCTAAATTCGACAATATTCGGTCACAAATTCTTGGTATCACTCCTTTACCtgaacttaatttaatttataatcgTCTTTTACAAGACGAAAGTTTGCGTTCTATGTCACTGTTATCTGCTACTCCCGCCCCTGATATTATGGCTCATGCTGTGCGTACTCCACACCAGGCTCCTCGTTCATCTGGTGGGAGTCGTGACTCTCGTGGTAATAAAAGTTCTAGTGACACAACTCGACCTTCCTGTATTGCTTGCAAACGCCCCAGTCATATTTATAAAGTATGTTATCGTGTGACGGGTAATTTTCCGGAATGGTGGGGAGACCGTTCTCGTGATCGTATTTATGTTAATGATTCCGACCCTAATAACATTGTTGTGACCTATGAGGGGCGGAACCGACCCCCACAAGATCGTGCTAAACAAAGTACTAATCCCGCTCCAAGAGCGCATATGGTTGCTGGTGTGTCCGTCACTGCAGGACAAGCCTGTAGCTCTGCTGGTGCCCCTTCCTTGGACAAAATAGACTTGAATTCCATGAACCAGACACAACTTAATGAACTGTTACAAAGGTTGCAGGCCCACCAAGCAAGCTCCGCTCAACCCGTGCACG GACCGTTTGACGAAGATGTTGATTGGTGCGGGTGA